In the genome of Natronorubrum daqingense, the window CTCCGTTCAGGACAACTCTTACAAACGCTACAAGCCCTGCAGTAATTGTGGCGGGCTAAAAATGGAACTCAACGGGGATGACTTTCATTGTGCCTGCGGCACAAACATTCGGGTACCGAACTACCAAGTATCGAAATAATCCGGGCAACCGGCGCCTAACAATCGATTAGTACTGCTATATTATCGCCATATTGGACCTGAACTTTCGCTAGCTTCAACGGATATGGTCGGTTACTTGCTACGGTCCGACTCATAGAATGGACCTATGGCTGTCCGGATTAAAACCTCCGGGTTAGTAGTCCCGGGCGGATTCGAGCCCAACGGACTAGAGGACTCGAGTCTGCGCGGTTCGAATCCCCTCGAGACTACTTCTGTCGCACACAAAACCACGAGCGACGACTGTCTTCGAATCCATCTACGACTGCGACCCCCAGTCCGTGAGCGATAGCGACAGCAAGCACGGATACCTCGAGGGAGACGGAAGTCACACGATACAATGGGTAAGGCCGGAGTGGTCCGAACTCGAGCCACGCCCGCCACAGGCGTCCTCGAGCATCGACTTACTCGTACAGTAGGCTAAGAAGGTACACGATTACCACAGCGCCGATCAGGTACGGAACGACCCCAGCGTACAGCAGTGTCCGATCCTGTGGATCCAGATAGGCACCGAACGTCAGGTAGAAAAAGCCCATCGTGACGAAACAGATCATCGCACCGATGGTAAACTGCAGGACGAGGACCAGTTTGAGTAGATGGTGTTCGAGGATTCCAGCCCGAAATCGCAACTGCAGGCCTTCGTGATCCGTGTTCATGCGGAGACAACTCGTTCAGGCACTCTTAAACGTTCTTGCCAGTTGACGTACATTCCCCGCTCGAGAGTACGGTCGGCTATCGAACGACGAACGTGCGTTCGTCTTCCAGCGCATCGACGCTGGACCGAAGTGAACTCGAGCGAACGAATTCGATACCTGTTCGGGGAGAACTCGACTGTGCTGAGCCACCGCGAAACAGTCCCGATTGGTGAAATCGGTCGCCCGTGACGGGTCGAACGATCGAGCGAGACGGCGGTGACCCCCTCGAGCGGCCGGACGAAGTTGCACGCAGAAAATGCGCCTCGAGTCCCAGCGCTAGCTATTGTGTCTCAGGGACCAAATTTTGTTGGTACTACGCTTTTTTATATGTAGGATAGAGTGTCAGACCAGCACTGAAGATCAGAAAGCTAACTCGACCCGATGGATGTTGTTTCACCCATAGAGAGTTCGAGAAGTATTATTTACAAATGATTTTTCAAAATCTTCCGGTTTTATTCCAAGAACAGAAGGTTTACGTATGGATACGAACCCATTCAAAGCACAGGGTATGACGACCACACAAAACCACCAGCGCTGTCGTCCTGAGGGGTCTGACGACCCAGCGTCGTCAGGCCGGGAAGCGCGGCTCTCACAAGACGAAATCTTCCACATCCTCCAAACCAATCGTCGCCGAGATGCGATCTCGTACCTCGTAGAAAAGCGTGGACCCGTCAAGATGAGTGACGTTGCAGAGTACGTCGCAGCACGTGAGCATGGGACGACTGTCGAGGAGCTCACGTCGACACAACGTCAGCGCGTCTACATCCCGCTGTATCAATCACACCTCCCGAAACTCGACGAGAAAGGGATCATCGACTACAACAAACCACGCGGCATCGTCGAGCCGACCGACCGAATTTCGGTATTCGAGCCGTATCTCGAGCCGCCGGAAACGACAACTGAAGCAGAATCCGAGCACTCACCGACCTCACAACTGACGAGTTTCGTCGACGACTACTACGTGAGTTCAGTGTGCATGAGCACGGTCCTGTTGGCTGCGACCGCATTCGGTGTGTTCCAGATTCCGCAGTTGCTCCTCGCAGTGTCAATCGTCGGATTGTTCACACTGGCAACGATTGCGACGATGGCGTCCGAAACGCTCGTGACGAGCGACTCTGTCGATCCGCACTCGACACATTAGGCGAGCGATCACGATTTCGTGAGTACGACAATCAGGCGGGAACTATCGTCATCGGTGTCGCACAACCAATGGTTGTCGATAGTTGGGGGGCCACGTTCGGCCTCGAGTGGGCCGAACTATCGATACGATTCGATAACAGACATTCGTTCCGGAGGACTCGTCTTATCCATGTCACGGCTGACATGAAGTTGGGGAAGTATCATAGAGGGTGGGAGTCTGAAACTGACGATTGAACGACTTCCCAGTGATAGCGCCGACGGTCCCAGAAACTGCAACAGCCGGTTACACACCCTATAGGTATGATCGAATGGGACCTCTGATGGGCCACGTCACGGGTATCGTATGGGATTCATTGCAGAGATCCAACTCGTCCACGACAATCTGGCGTTAGCACCGACGATAGCTCGCTATCCGGATGTAACGTTCAGACGTGAGTACGAGGAGACCACCGACGACGAAACGTTTCAGTTCGTCTCCGTCTTCAGTGATGAGTACGAGACCCTCGAGTCGGCGATGGAAGCGGACCACACGGTCTCGAACCCGACACGGGTCGCGACGTTCGAGAACCGGGCGATCTATCGGATGACACGCGAGACCGACCTCGAGATCGTCCCACCGCGGTGTGCTGAAGGTGGTGTGTTCGTGTTTACCATCACGAGCGGTGAGCGAGGGTGGATCGCGCGGGTCCATCTCCCAGACAGGGAGACGTTGAGCGCGTTTCGAGCGTGGAGTCGCGAACGCAACATGTCGTTCCGTGTGACGCAGTTGTACGATCTCTCTGCATCAGATGCTGGCACGTACTTTTTGACCGAACAACAACACGAAATTCTCCTGATGGCCTACTACACCGGCTACTTCGACATTCCTCGAGGAATCACTCAAGACGGCTTGGCCGATCGGTTGAACGTTTCCGATTCGGCAGTGTCTCAGCGCATTCGGCGAGCGGTCTCGGAGCTGATCGGGGCAACACTAGAGGACGATCGGACACCGTATATGCGAATATGAGTGGGGCCAATCGCGACCTGTGGGCGGTGTCAGATTCCAAAGAGCGCAAGTGCCCCTCTCGTCACAAATCAAACACATAACGAAATCTATGCAATTTAGTCTACGATCGAAATGTGACTCGGTCGAGGTGTCACGACCAGTAGCACACATTTGCCCCTGAGGCAACTGTTTAATTCTTCATTTCTGTTGGTCGGGTGATGTTTCGGCCAGACGCACGTTCACTTAAAGGCTTGCTATCCGAATCCATAGCTATTGGATTGTATGATTACTCAAAAAGAATGACTATCATGTCGGAACGAAGTAGTACGAAGTCAACAGGTCATGAGGTGGTCCCTCAGACCGACTCGAGTAACGAACAAAACGGACGCCGTTCGGATGTACACTCATGTGGAAGTGGGTCACGACGAACATTCCTTCGTGGAATCGTTGGAACGGGCGTTGCCGGACTCGGTCTGGCAACAGCCATGCAGGCAACGGCGAATCCGGAATCAGAATACGGTGGCAACTACGACAACGTCGTCAACGTCGCCGATGCTGGTGCAGATACCAGCGGATCACAATCGATCAATCCCGTCCTCGAGGACGTCCGAGCAGATAACACGCTGCTCGTGTTCCCCGAGGGGCGATACTATATGGACGAACAGTTCCGCTTCACGGGATTCGACCAATTCGGAATGGTTGGGGACGGCGCAACGCTGGTCCCGGCGAATTACCACGACTTCGCTGGCCCGCAGTTCAGGCTCTTTCGCCTCGGCGTCTCTTACAGCCCCGGTGGAGACTTGCTCTTCGAAGGCTTCGACGTCGATCAGACGGCGTCCGATACGGGTATCAGGGTAATCGAAGCGAACGTCTCCCAACACCTCGAGGTGCGAGATATTACCATCGACGGCGAGCACGATAGCGGAACGTGGGGGCCGGGGATGTTCGCCATCACCGACCCGAACGGGCACGGAACCATCGAACGGTTCCGGGCTCCTGACGGTGGACTCCACGCCGATCAGACGCCGAACGCGGGGAACATCTGGCGAGGTCCGATCGGAATCGAGGCGAACACGAACGTCGGCGAACTCGAGTTCATCGACTGTGAACTCGGCGGATTCCCCGACAACGGTATCTACGCTATCAGCGAGGAGGGAACGGTCGTCGTCGAGGGCGGTCGGTTCGCGAACAGCAACGGTGCAAACGTCCGCATCGGCGGCCAGGATAGTGTCATCAGAGACGTGAGCGTCGTCGTCGACCGAACGCGCTCTTACGACAACAGTCAGCGCGCGGTTCGACTCGAGAACGCAGACGATATTCACGTCGACAACGTCGACATCACGATCACCTCGCCACAGTCGACCAGCCACGCGATTGCCGTGATGAACACCTGTCGGAGCTCTCGAATCGAGGAGACATCGGTCGAAATCTCCGGGGACGAGGTAAACCACGGAGTCGTCGTCTCTCCCGAGGCGGGCGACACGCACATCGTCAACTCCGAGATCGTCCACGAAGCGGCCGGCGGCTACCCGCTCTGGATTCGAGACAGCACCAAAGACGATCGCGTCCTCGTCGAACTCACCGAGATTTCGGGCGAGGCGGGCGTCACCAACGCCGGCTTCCAGGACGGCATTCGCTGCGGTCGCGACAACTGTCGCTTTAGTCACGTGAGTGTCGACCAACCCGGCCGCGACGGTGTCGACCGAAACGGTCTCGTCGTCACCGCCGACGAGACGACGGTCTATCAAGGAACGTTCCGTGCGAGTCAGTACCCCTACGTCGACCAAGGAAACGGGAACGTGTTCCGAAATGCCCACGCAGAATCCGACAACAGTTCTCGCGAGGGCGTTCGACTCTATCCCGATATCGATGGCCCCGAACTCCGTGTGAACACCATCGTGAACGGAATCGACGACCTCGGTGCGACGAACGTCACCGACTGGCAAAACTCGACCTAATCGACCGAGACCGCCCCGCCGGCGCGAGGTGAACGCTGCCGGTACGGACTCGTCGGACGTGGTATCCGGCGACGGGGTCTCCATGTGAAAGTCATACCCTCAGCCCTCGAGCGCTCCTGTCGCGTGGAGGGCCTCGCGGAACGTGAGTACCTCGAGGTCGTGGTCTTCGACCCATTCGAGCGTCTCGCGAATTCGCTCCGCTGTCACTTCCTCTTTGAACGTATGCGCGCCGATGATACCGATCGCCTCCTCCTCGGCGACGTGTTCGAGGTCGGCCTCGACTTCTGCTGGCGTCGTAAACTCGATGAAGTAATCCCGGTTCGTATCGAAGGCGTCGAACGAGTCTGGATCGTTGTACATCGACCCTGGGTTGACGTTGGCGATGCCGTCGTAGTACTCACGCGCGACGTCGATCGCCCAGTCGTCGACGATGTCGTACGGAGCCAGCAACGTATCGATCTCGAAGCCCAGCGACTCGAGTTCCGACTTCGACTCGCCGAGGAACTCGTGCATGACGTCTTCGGGGTAGCGTTCGACCGTTTCGCCGGCGGCGAAGGATTCGCCAACGGACTCGTCGAACTCGAGATAGCCACCGGTATCGTCGGTATCGGAGTCGACGACCGTTCGCAGGACGCTTTCCTCACCGTCAGTAATTTCGATGTCGTAGCCCTGGTGGAAGCCGTGGTTGCGCTCTTCCGGATAAATTCTCTCGTCGTCAGGCTCGACGTCTTCGACGAGTTCGAACGAGCCAAGCGCGGTGTGTGCCGTCGTATGGGACATGATCTCCCAGCCGGCGTCGACGAGTTCCTCCAGGTGCTCGACGTCCATCCAGTCGCTGTCGTTGAAGTCTTCCCGACCCATCCACTCGGTGACGATCCCCGTACTGGCGGGCGCGTCGAACTCCTCGTGGACGGGAAACGCGTCGTCGTAGTCTTCCATCGGACCGTCGTCGTAGACGAAGACGACCGCGCCGCCGTCGAGGTCCGGAACGTCTTCGCCGTCGTCGATGCCGTCGTCGATGCCGTCCGAATCGTCACCGTCCCCGTTCTCGTCGCTCCCGGTATCGTCCGACTCGGTGCCATCGTCGGTGAGCGAATCGGTACACCCAGCCATCAATCCGATCGCACCGACTCCGCTCGCACCGATGAAGCGACGGCGCGTCGATTCCTGACTCATCGTGTTCGATTCCGACTCGAGTGAGCCAGCCTATACTTATCCGGCCGCTAAGCTCATCCCGAACGAGCATCGAGTTCGACCAGCTTGACATTCCGGTGACGGCGGGCGTTTGATCGACGCGTACCCGAAGCGTTACTACCCACTCTCCTCGCACGCACGGTTAATACGGGTATAATAAGGCACCAGTAGCGTCATCACTCGATATCATGCGTTTGGGATGCTGGTATCGTTGTGTGGGTGCATGTGGCATACGGGGCCCGTCGACGACGGGTGGGTGAGACGTGAACAGAAGTATCGCGAGTGGAGTCTTTTCCGTCGTCAGTTCGAAAGTCGTCGTTCTCATCCTGACGGCGGTTTCGACGCCACTTCTGTACCGGTATCTCGGTGCAGCGGGGTTCGGGGACTACGCGTTTTTGATGTCCGTCTTCGCCATCTACATGATCTTCGTCAGTTCGGGGATCACGGACGGCGTCAGGAAATTCCTCGCGGAAGACCGTCGGGAAGCGAACTGGAGCGAACACGTCGTCGGCTTTTACTTCCGACTCGCCGTCATCCTCGCCGTCCTCGGTGCTGGCGTGATGATGTGGGCCGCCTCGAATGGGGTCGTCGACGCCGCGTTCGGCAGCGAGTTGACGCCGTACTTCTACGTGCTCGCCGTCCTCGTGATTACGGCGCAGTTTCGCGATTACGCCAGAAAGACGCTGATGGGATTCGGCCTCGAGCGGTACTCGGAGCCGCTGAAGATACTCGATACGGTCGGATTCATCTTCGTCGCGATTCCCCTCGTCGCGCTCGGGTTCGGCGTCACGGGGGCGCTCGCGGGCCACCTCGTCGCCAGCGTGCTCGTCGCCGTCGGCGGGTTAGTGATCGTCAATCGTCGCGTCTCGCTGTCGTGCGTGGCCAGCCTGCCGTCCCGGGAGTTCCCGCGAAAGCAGATGCTCACGTTCAACACGATGAGCATCGCGCTCGTGTTCTTGTTGATGTCGCTCTATCACATCGACATCGTCATGCTCCAGCAGTTCACCTCGAGCGACGACGTCGGAAACTACCGGGCGGCACTGACGCTCGCCGAATTCCTCTGGTTCGTTCCGCTCGCGATTCAGACCGTGTTCGTCCACTCGACGTCGGAGCTCTGGTCGCGAAACCGCCGCGAGAAGATTTCGGAATTGGCGGCTCGAACGACCCGGTACACGTTCTTGCTGACGGCCGTGATGGCCGTCGGTCTCGCCGCGCTGGCAGACGTCGCCGTCCCGATTTACTTCGGCGACGAGGCGATTCCAGCCATCGCCCCGCTACTGTTGTTGTTGCCGGGATCGCTCGGGTTCGCACTCGCGCGCCCGGTTCTCGCGATTTCACAGGGGAAGGGGACCCTTCGATTCCCCGTTGCTGCCACCGGCGCTGCGGCCCTGATCAACGTCGTCCTCAACGTCGCCCTCATCCCGACGTACGGGATGGTCGGTGCGGCGGTCGCGACCAGTATCGGCTACGGGACGATGTTCGCGTTCCACTGCTGGAGCGCCCGCGTCGTCGGGTTCGATCCGCTCGAGGACGCACGCCTCCTCCAATCGACCATCACGACCATCCTGGCGGGCATCCCCATCGTCGCGCTCGCGACGACCATCTCGAATCCGTGGCTCGCACTCGCCGTCGTTCCGCCCCTCGGATTCGTGATCTTCGTTTCCTTCGCGCTCCTCGTCGGCGCGCTCGATCCGAGCGAGCCGTTCGAGATTCTCGCGTACGCGCCGGGAACGGTGGGCTCGACGGCGGAGTCGGTTCAGGAGCGAATCGAAGAGACGATCGGCGCCCACCCTCCGCTTGGAGGCGTCCAGTGGCTGTTGTTCCTCACCGGCCTCTCGTTGCTCTTCTCCGGGTTCGTTCTGGGATTCCTGGGTGCCGAATTGGAGTTCATGTCGCCGTGAGTCTCGGATTGGCGTTCGCTTTCGTCGAGAGAGCTGTAGAGACACGCCCAGCCAACCTGTCCACTCCTCGAGTGCGGAGCGGGACGGTCTCGAGTGGTGAGGACGAATTACTCGACCGAATGCTAGGTCGATATTGAAACTCCGTGTTGCAGCGCGATCTGGCGACAACTCGACCATCAGAATCACCCGGCCTGTGGCGTACCAGTTGCGAAAAACGGCTTCAGTGGGCGGCGAGACGCTCTCTCGGCTCCGGTCACCAACGGCGACCTCCGCGTCCGAATACCGGCTCGCTTACTGCACCTGCACCTCGAGGCGCTCGCTCTCTGCCATGTCGAACACCATTGCGAACAGCAAGAACGCGACGCCGGAGATCAACAACAACAAACTGGTCGTCGCGCCGACGAGCGTCGGAACGACACTCGAGAGCATCGAGACGAGCAGCGCGCCGATCGCGAGGGTCCCGCTCGCGGCCAATCCACCGCCGACGAGGTAGAACAGCGCAAGCGGATGGAAGTCGACGGTGAGGTACTTCGTCTTGAGCCGCCAGAGGAAGTTCTGGAGCAGCATCGTCGAGACCTTCGGAATGTAGTGTGAGTACTTGATACTCGACTCCTCGTCACCGTAGACGGCCGGCATTGCAACGTCGGCGACGCGCATCTCCTCGACGTTGAGTTTGACGAGAATGTCGTTGCAGTAGCCGTAGTACTCGTAGAGGTTCTCGAGGTCGATCGCGTCCAGCGCGTCGTGTGAAATAGCCGTGTACCCGTTTTGCGGGTCCATCGTCTTCCAGTAGCCCGACGCAATCTTCGTCAGAAACGTCAATATCGAGTTTCCGATGAACCGAAACCGCGGCATGGTCGCGCGATACTCGCGCGAGAGGAGGCGATTCCCTTTCGCGTAGTCGGCCTTGCCGTCGACGATCGGATCGAGCAGTTTCGGGAGCTGGGAGAGATCCATCTGGCCGTCCGCGTCGACGGTTGTCGTCACGTCGACGCCGTCCTCGCGCGCCGCGAGGTAACCCGTCTTGATCGCGCCGCCGGCCCCGAGATTTTCGGTGTGGCGGATCGGGACGACGCGGCCGATGGTCTCGTGAACCGAGGCGCGATTGAGGACGGACGTCCCGCCGTCGGCGACGAGAGCCGCCCGTTCACCGGATGGGGATCTCCCGTTCGCGGTGGCATCGTCTCGAGCAGCGTCGAGGATCTCCTCCCACGTGCTGTCGGTCGATTGATCGTCGATAACGTACATTCGGTCGACGTACTCGGGCATCTCCCGGATGACGTCGCCGACGAATCCCGCCTCGTTGTACGCCGGAAGCACGACGCCCACGCTCGCACCGCGATACATTAGGCCACCTCCACCAGTCGCTTCCCGTCGCAGCGTCGGCGTCGCCGTCGCTGCACGAACGGATCGTCGGCGCATTCGCTTGATCGCCAGCGTACTCGTCGGTCTCGATTCGTCATTGTGGGCGTCGACGACCGATTCAGCCTTTCTTATACACGTCTTAGGTCGGTCGCTGTCTCGAGTATCTCCCGAATCTGTCGACGCGTATTGGTCTCCCCCGACGCCGACGCTAATTGCTCGAAACCGCCGCTTCGAGCGGTTTACCGACCCGATAATAATGGAATCCACTGACCCAGGGTCGTCTATATGACCCGTGTCAGCGTCATTATTCCAACGTACAACAGAGCGGGGTCGCTCTCGCGTGCGATCGATAGCGCACTCGCACAGACGGTCGACGACCTGGAAGTGGTCGTCGTCGACGACGGTTCGACCGACGGGACGGCGGCCGTGCTCTCGGCGTACGACGACAGGCGCGTCCGGCCGATCGTCCACGCGACGAACCAGGGAGCGAACGTGGCTCGAAACACCGGACTCGCACACGCCCGCGGCGAGTACGTCGCCTTCCTCGACTCTGACGACGTGTGGGACCCGACGAAACTCGAGCGACAACTCGCCGTTCTCGAGGGGCGCTCCGAAGCGTGGGTCGGCGCGTACTGCGACTCGACGCTCGAACTGTCCGGGACGAGTGGGCTGCTCCGCACGACGGCTGCAACGGTGCTCGCGAGCGGTGACGAACAGCCGACGATGGAAGGCGGCGACGAACTGATCGGTGAAATTCTCGCCGACAACGTCCAGCCGGGTGCCGGTTCGACGCTGCTCG includes:
- a CDS encoding helix-turn-helix domain-containing protein; the encoded protein is MGFIAEIQLVHDNLALAPTIARYPDVTFRREYEETTDDETFQFVSVFSDEYETLESAMEADHTVSNPTRVATFENRAIYRMTRETDLEIVPPRCAEGGVFVFTITSGERGWIARVHLPDRETLSAFRAWSRERNMSFRVTQLYDLSASDAGTYFLTEQQHEILLMAYYTGYFDIPRGITQDGLADRLNVSDSAVSQRIRRAVSELIGATLEDDRTPYMRI
- a CDS encoding glycosyltransferase family 2 protein is translated as MTRVSVIIPTYNRAGSLSRAIDSALAQTVDDLEVVVVDDGSTDGTAAVLSAYDDRRVRPIVHATNQGANVARNTGLAHARGEYVAFLDSDDVWDPTKLERQLAVLEGRSEAWVGAYCDSTLELSGTSGLLRTTAATVLASGDEQPTMEGGDELIGEILADNVQPGAGSTLLVRTNVARAVGGFDEELDRFQDPEFCLRVLEAGNLAYVDEELVVREDTGQPSADLIRGANEAYRERYADTIDRFEAEGYDIRSSHELILAKAYASEGRILRAAWHLRNAGVAPRQYPGLGWAIATGVRRRPAPVAVTITVLTLLSAIVVAYGVHTVSGRLEDE
- a CDS encoding flippase; protein product: MNRSIASGVFSVVSSKVVVLILTAVSTPLLYRYLGAAGFGDYAFLMSVFAIYMIFVSSGITDGVRKFLAEDRREANWSEHVVGFYFRLAVILAVLGAGVMMWAASNGVVDAAFGSELTPYFYVLAVLVITAQFRDYARKTLMGFGLERYSEPLKILDTVGFIFVAIPLVALGFGVTGALAGHLVASVLVAVGGLVIVNRRVSLSCVASLPSREFPRKQMLTFNTMSIALVFLLMSLYHIDIVMLQQFTSSDDVGNYRAALTLAEFLWFVPLAIQTVFVHSTSELWSRNRREKISELAARTTRYTFLLTAVMAVGLAALADVAVPIYFGDEAIPAIAPLLLLLPGSLGFALARPVLAISQGKGTLRFPVAATGAAALINVVLNVALIPTYGMVGAAVATSIGYGTMFAFHCWSARVVGFDPLEDARLLQSTITTILAGIPIVALATTISNPWLALAVVPPLGFVIFVSFALLVGALDPSEPFEILAYAPGTVGSTAESVQERIEETIGAHPPLGGVQWLLFLTGLSLLFSGFVLGFLGAELEFMSP
- a CDS encoding polysaccharide deacetylase family protein, with product MSQESTRRRFIGASGVGAIGLMAGCTDSLTDDGTESDDTGSDENGDGDDSDGIDDGIDDGEDVPDLDGGAVVFVYDDGPMEDYDDAFPVHEEFDAPASTGIVTEWMGREDFNDSDWMDVEHLEELVDAGWEIMSHTTAHTALGSFELVEDVEPDDERIYPEERNHGFHQGYDIEITDGEESVLRTVVDSDTDDTGGYLEFDESVGESFAAGETVERYPEDVMHEFLGESKSELESLGFEIDTLLAPYDIVDDWAIDVAREYYDGIANVNPGSMYNDPDSFDAFDTNRDYFIEFTTPAEVEADLEHVAEEEAIGIIGAHTFKEEVTAERIRETLEWVEDHDLEVLTFREALHATGALEG
- a CDS encoding right-handed parallel beta-helix repeat-containing protein gives rise to the protein MSERSSTKSTGHEVVPQTDSSNEQNGRRSDVHSCGSGSRRTFLRGIVGTGVAGLGLATAMQATANPESEYGGNYDNVVNVADAGADTSGSQSINPVLEDVRADNTLLVFPEGRYYMDEQFRFTGFDQFGMVGDGATLVPANYHDFAGPQFRLFRLGVSYSPGGDLLFEGFDVDQTASDTGIRVIEANVSQHLEVRDITIDGEHDSGTWGPGMFAITDPNGHGTIERFRAPDGGLHADQTPNAGNIWRGPIGIEANTNVGELEFIDCELGGFPDNGIYAISEEGTVVVEGGRFANSNGANVRIGGQDSVIRDVSVVVDRTRSYDNSQRAVRLENADDIHVDNVDITITSPQSTSHAIAVMNTCRSSRIEETSVEISGDEVNHGVVVSPEAGDTHIVNSEIVHEAAGGYPLWIRDSTKDDRVLVELTEISGEAGVTNAGFQDGIRCGRDNCRFSHVSVDQPGRDGVDRNGLVVTADETTVYQGTFRASQYPYVDQGNGNVFRNAHAESDNSSREGVRLYPDIDGPELRVNTIVNGIDDLGATNVTDWQNST
- a CDS encoding glycosyltransferase family 2 protein — protein: MYRGASVGVVLPAYNEAGFVGDVIREMPEYVDRMYVIDDQSTDSTWEEILDAARDDATANGRSPSGERAALVADGGTSVLNRASVHETIGRVVPIRHTENLGAGGAIKTGYLAAREDGVDVTTTVDADGQMDLSQLPKLLDPIVDGKADYAKGNRLLSREYRATMPRFRFIGNSILTFLTKIASGYWKTMDPQNGYTAISHDALDAIDLENLYEYYGYCNDILVKLNVEEMRVADVAMPAVYGDEESSIKYSHYIPKVSTMLLQNFLWRLKTKYLTVDFHPLALFYLVGGGLAASGTLAIGALLVSMLSSVVPTLVGATTSLLLLISGVAFLLFAMVFDMAESERLEVQVQ
- a CDS encoding DUF7344 domain-containing protein, with product MLQTNRRRDAISYLVEKRGPVKMSDVAEYVAAREHGTTVEELTSTQRQRVYIPLYQSHLPKLDEKGIIDYNKPRGIVEPTDRISVFEPYLEPPETTTEAESEHSPTSQLTSFVDDYYVSSVCMSTVLLAATAFGVFQIPQLLLAVSIVGLFTLATIATMASETLVTSDSVDPHSTH